Genomic window (Chionomys nivalis chromosome 7, mChiNiv1.1, whole genome shotgun sequence):
CGACAGGACAATGGGCCCACCGACAGTCTGGTCGCACAGCACCTTGGCCAGGACCGTGCGCGGCGCGCGGCCCGGCAGCGCGCGCTCCAGAAGACGCAGCCACACGTAGTTGAAGTTGCCATGGAAGGTTACGGCCAGGGTGGCCACGCGGCGCGTCTGGCGCCAGTCGGCCGGGCCTCCCCGCAGCCGCTGCTGCAGCGCATCACCCGCCGAGAAGAGGCCGGCGTAGAGCAGCACGTTGGTGGGCCACGGATAGCGCTGCGCCGCGCGTGGAAACACACGCCACCAACCCGCCATACCGCCCAGGGTGCCTTCCGCTCCTGCACACCTGACTGAGCCGCAGGCGCCAGGGCGATTGGACACCACTATGCACACCCAGCCCGTGTGCCCAATCCCGTCACGGTTGGCCATCGGGAGGGCGGAGCGTCTGCAGCATAAGGGGTCCACCCGGTTTGGGCAATTTGCAAGAAATCtccagaagaagaagagaggcGCTCATACAGAAAGCAGAAGTGTCATTACCAAAGGCCGGGCATTGTAAGAACTGTGGCTGCCACCGGGGCATTGGTGATGACTTCACGACTTTGTGAATATGCCAAAAACCAGTGGCTCCTACACTTTAAAATcgagatttgtttgtttgaaacggGATCTCATGTGTTCCAAACTGAGCCCCAACTCCGTATTTAGCTGAGGACGACTTTCAACTCCCATTCTTCTGCCTCCAGTTTccatgttctgggattacaggtttgggCCACAGGGTCCAACTTAAAGTGGACTTAAATTTTGTGACACGTAAATCCTATTTCTAAAGATGTGGCGCTGAAACGAAGCTCTGTAGTAGTGCAGAAAGCCCGGCTTCAGTTTCCCACTAttgcaataaaaatgaagaaagctaCCAAAGTGTCAATGTACTTGAGATGCTTGTATGCAGGGAATTCATTCTTTTAGCACACAATACGTTGCCTTTCTAGGTCACTAAGGGCCAAATGTCAAAGGTTAGGCTGAGACATTTCCTGAATGAAATAGATCTGGATGATGTATCGAATACTCTCCCCACTTCAGCTTGTGTCTCAGTGACCCCTGCCACCCCAAAACAGGTTTGGAGACCTATGGTACCTGCTCCAAAAGCAAGGGTGAGTGGGCATATGGGCAGCAGTTAGAAACTCTGACGTTCTGCAACTCATTTGACCCTTTTCCTGCCTGTTCCTCCTTTCTTGATAGCCAGTCTCTCATTTAGTATCGCTCCTgtcttctgtttgttcaacatattaatttttttctttctttaaaaaaatctagccccttttaaggaatattttcttttgtttatatttttaatttttatttttagcgtGTGTTTCGTCTGTACATTAATATCACGCCAAGTTcccacagagtcacacacatCACCATtagctaccacgtgggtgctcAAGTGGtggaggtcagttctctccttccactttgtaaatcctggggattgaattcaggcagTCAGACTTGGAGACAAGTGCCTTAATCTTTTAAATCCTCTCATTAACTcagtgttttaattttgaaataattccaGACTTCAAAATATGTAGCAAAATTATACAAAGGAAGCTGGATGTGATGACAGACCTTGTCATTCCTGTACTTGGGATAGGAGCTGCTGAGGCCACCCTAGGCTATATAACAAGATGCcatctgaagaaaacaaaaacaaaaaatacaaaaaattccCACATACCTttgatcttttgttttgtttgagtctAGGGCTCATGTAACCTAGCCTCAtcttcctaatcctcctgcttctgccacagTGCCCAGCCACCACATACTCTCTTTCCAATCCTCCCCACGTGTTGACATCTTGCATAACCATAGTAAGATTATCCAAACAAGGAAATAGGAGCTGTTGTAATAGAGTTACCCATTTACATGCTGATCTTCCTTAAGTTGGTGCCAGAAAGTCCCTTTCTCTCACCCCGAGCTGCTGCACTGCTGACCTACTTCAGTCTGAACCATAGACTCTAAGATTGTTCCTAACTATAAGTTATTTTTATAAGCTGGATTGTCTCCTAGCCTGATTTATACATTGAAACCATAACTCTTGGTACTTAAGAATGTGACTATATTTGGAAACAAAGACCTTACAGAAGTGACCCAGTAAAAATGAGGTCATGAGGTAGACAAGACAATCTAAATCTGTATGGTGTCTTCATAAGAGGAAACAGACATATCAAAAGACACCATTGTGGATtcacacagaagaaaaactatgggTGGCTGACTATTTGGACTGGTTATGGTGTCCTTGCTTGTATTTCTAGCACTTGAAAGGTAGAGGCATAGAGTTAAGAGTTCAAGATTAGTATCAACTACACAGTgaatgagtctgaggccagactggaccATACAGACTCTGACTTTAGAGACCAAAATGGAGGGCAGCAGGATGGCTTGGGGGGAAGGTACTTTacttcaatccccagaacacacacggTGGAAGGAATTTGACTCCTACAAAGTGTCCTATGACCTTCCCACATGTCATGTCATGTCCacttgtatatacatacacacacagagaaagacacagacacagagaggcagcggagtaaaaactgaaaaggaaggaggaagtgggggagaggAGATCTAAAAGGAACGGGAGAAGGTGATACTCTGTGTCTATTACCCGAAGAAAGGGTTCAGAAAAGAGCTAGCTTGACCTTGGCCTTCCAGCTTCCCGAACTATTGACCCTAGTCTGCAATATTATTACCACAATGTACAGAAACGAATCCATCCCTCCTCTTCAGCCCCTGGGACTCTGCCGGTGTCTGCCTTGACTTTCCACACTGCCCCCACCGGTTCCCAGTGCTCCTGTTGTTCTACCACTGTCCTAAGTGAATCTGTCAGATTTCCCCAGCTCGGGGAGCTTTTAGCTCAGCAACATATCTGTTTATTGCTTATGTTATGTGTtatgtcttagttatggtttttattgtatgatgaaacactatgatcaaaaagcaagttgaggaatGTCTTGATTTGGGGTTCTATTggtgcgaagagacaccatgaccacagctggtgtgggaggtccctctatctatgtgttgcttttattggttaaagaataaagctgcttttgtaAAATGGCTtgacaggaaatccaaacagagatgcagagagagtagagtcagaaagaagccatgtagctgccacaggagacagacacctctgctggagcccactgaaactttggcagtaggccacgaccttgtggtgatacacagattaatggagatgggctagtttaggatataagagctagctaaaaaatacgcttaagctattggccaaactgtattgcaaataatatcatttctgtgtgattattttgggtgttagCAGCTAGGAACCAATGAATAGCCTCTGACTACAGATTTCAGGAGTCTGGAtggccgggaaacaaatgagTAGCCTCTGCCAATACACAGCaactctttataaaaaaaaatattatttatttaactttattttatgtgcattggtataaaggtgttagatccccccagaactggattttcagacagtgtgaactgccatatgggtgctgggaattgaacccaggtcctctgaaagaacagtcaatgctcttaaccattgagccatctctccagccccccataacaattcttttaaaggaaaacatttaattggggctggcttatactttcagaagttcagttcattatcatcatggtgggaagcatggcagtatgcaggcagacatggtgctggaggaggagctgagagttctgcatcttgatctgcagtcaGCAGAAGGAGACACTGTGTTACACACAGGAGGCAGCTTGAGTATATATGAGACcacaaagcccactcccacagtgacacacttcctccaacaagaccacacttccaaCAACGCCACTCCCTATGTATCAAGCatgcaaacacatgagtctatggatgctgtacctattcaaaccaccaccaggaagaaaagatttattgATCTTACACTTCAAATCatggtccatcactgaaggaagccatcagagaaactcaaacaggactatagtaatatttcatttgtattttaataaataaaacttgagagaatgtcagtgcaaagcagccacactagtcagccatacaggccaggtggttgtagtgcatgcctttaatcccagcactagagagataTAAattgggatgagacaggaacttgctctctttcacACTGAAGATTTCAtggaggtaagagctctctagtgccTTGGCTggtttgtttctctgatcttcagttgaatcccaatatcagtctctgtgtttttattatccaTGCTATATTTGGCACCCTGTTTGGGGTACAAATTCACAAAAAGTCACTGGCACAGGCCAAGCTGCACATGGGGCTCCTGCTGGAGTTGCAAGTTGGAGGGGGGCTCCAGCCTTCACCAGCTAagctttatttccttattttccccAAGTCCCTGAGTGagtttgggattttcctgttGTAGCCTCTCTGAAGCAGTCTCCAGCTGTCACCCGAACTCCAGAAGCACCTGTGCTCTAAACACGGCAGGATTCATCCGCCCTAGACTGGCTTGATCTGCCTTCAAGTAGTCCCCTCCCCGACATGTGGTTTTTCTGAACAATTACTTGTGTGTTTTTCAGACAgttggtgctctctctctctctctctctctctctctctctctctctctctctctctctctctctctccaccttgggCTGCAGAATGCGGGCTCTCCCTCAACCCCCTTCTTGGACTGCTGCCAAATTAGGTAACTAAATTGAAAGCCAGTCAAGTTTTTACTGTCCTACACAGCAGCAATAGGCCTCATATCTTCATCAACATCCTAGGCAGAATTGGTAAAACAATTgagaattcttaaagggagaaattagttaaaagagagaatttttccaacattaaaaaatgggaaacaccATTACATTGAAGGGATTTGCAtctctgtatgataatatgctagacagtttggaaatggaatgattaaatgagaggatatctaatttagatgAGATTTATGTAATGTCAACTGTAAATGCTATTggctttatcatttttgtcttatcactaaaaaatttggttaatctgagtgctaagatacagaccttaaaaaaacctaagaaaacagatcacagagatatttAAATCCAGACAGAGAAATTTAATAGCAAGCCAATtccagcattgcattataagaatagagagggACAATCTAAGATTTTCAGACAACCAACCTTGATATATCCAGTAGCTGCTAAATGGCAGAGGCTCTGTCACAGCTACCTGggctcctgtgccaatgttagataTAAAGAGACCCCAGGAAGTGGTAGTCTCATAGGCGTGCACTCACTATTTCTGAAGCAAATGTTACACTCGTGGTcaatttgtaatagaattatccctaaagatAGGATAGAATTGGTTAAAGGTGTTTTAGAGCCAGGTCCACAATTACAATGAAGTATGTGGTTCATAgaagagaagaggctaagattattgaacCCCTATATAGGGAAAttttccaagatcaaattcttggagaaggagactATGCTTCTATAGAAAGGCAAGCTGaggggatttttgttgttgttgttgttgttgttgttttgttttgttttcgagacagggtttctctgtaatagtcctgcctgtcctggaactcactttgtagaccaggctggcttagaactcactgagatctgcctgcctctccctcccaagtgctgagattaaaggtgtgagcaaccactgcctggcttgttttgttttgttttatttttgagacaggacaggatttctctgtgtatccctggcagtcctggaactccctctgtagaccaggctggtctcaaactcacagacatccacctgactctgtctctcaagttttaggattaaaggtgtgtgccactatcaccTGTAGAAAGGCAAGCTGTATATGACAACCACACCCTGGATTTATGCtgtgcagcagctttgaatgcttgggacagaattggagaaataggaaaaaacTGAGTCATTTCTAAAGTTATACAGGGACCAAAGGAAGCCTTTGTGGGTTTCTTATAAAGACTGACTTCAGCAGTCAGAATGATACCACATTCAGAAGctagataaataataattgaatctttggcttttgaaaatgccaattctctATGCAAAAAGGATAATTAATCCATTAAAGGCAAGGTTAACATCTTTGAACAAATGGATCTgaaatacaattaatattgaatctcatgaccatgatgatgcatGGATAGGAAAGGTTTGAGGAAAAATTGATGTCAAATGTTATAATAAATGGGATTGTAAACAGGGCATTCCTAgaatttctaagaataatccattcagaatGCCCTTCCTTTTGGATTATGCAGAAAGTGTGGGGCCTCTCACAGGCACCTATGCCAAATTTGATTCAATCATTTTAtcatagaggaaactccttcctGAAGCAagtaaagaacctaatgcctattgtaaaaaacatactgctctggataatagaacacatatagaagagagaaaaatcaggagaaaccataaagtaagtattttggcaaacttctataaatgaacaaagaccaaaattaaaaatatgaataaatgacattATCATCgaaggtctggtagacacaggtacacatataacaataatttcatcagaatgtTGGCATACAAATTGGCCTtttcaggatgtaaatgttcagtttttagagatcagaactttatctcaggtaaagcagagcacaagatgggttaaatgtatagggctagaaggacagagaggaatattaaaaccatatgttcATGAATTTGTGGGACCATGATCTGTTATAGCAatgaatactcagattaacattccccaagcttagaaacaaaccatgaattaatgtatgtttctggggaaaatattacaagatattatAAAGCACAGTCACCAGCCATAGAGGTTATATAGAATAGGCCACAACAGCTGCTGCTATTTCAAAGGCATCaatagccctacctttaaaatggttgacagataAACCTGTATAAGTAAAGCCATAGCCTTTTACAATAgaaaaactgcaggctttagaacaactggtacaagagcaactagatgctcagcatcaaccagtccttggaattctcctgtatttgttgttgaaaagaaatctaaaaaaaaaaaatggagaatggtaacagatctaagagccgttaataaggtgattcagccaatgaaaTCTCTAAAGTTTGgtatttctttgccttttctattGCCTAAAGAATGACcttttatagttattgatttaaaagatcatttcttcactatacctttacaagaaaaaggcagaaaaaattgccttcacagtgactATTTATAATAATCCTTAGTCTGCTAAAAGACATCACTGGAAGATTCTCCCATAGGGACTGTTAAATAGGCCCACCcagtgccaatattttgtaagtcagtcattggaaatgatatgtaaacaatttcctgaatctatagtttaccattacatggatgacattttgctatctgtcAAATgtggatactttagaaagaatgtttaaagaagtaaagaaaatttaccttgttggggattacaaattgctcctgaaaaaaacatacaaagaggagattctattaattaattTGGCTTTAAAATAGGTTTATAAAAAGTTAGACCCAAATtaggtacaaattaggagagatcaattgcagattcttaatgacttccaGAGATAGCTAGGAGACATTTACCATCTATAGTATACTCTTGGGATAGGTCCTGATGACATTATTAACTTAAACAAAACCTCAGATGGTGACAAGCATTTAATAGTCCCaggaaattatcagctgaagctgagagggAATTGGCTTTgactgaagagaaattacagaggGCACATGTAGCTCATgtggatccaaatcttaactgcattctggtaaTATTACCCTCCAAACATCTTCTACAGGAATTTTagtgcagagggaagatattattttataatggatctttttaccaggTAAactatgtaaaaaattaaaaaattatgtagaAAAGGTTAattctgagttaattctaaaagaatAATTGGGAgttcatcaattagcaggaatagacccagcagacattatagtaccttttaatgTGATGAAATTGACAAACTATGGGAAGAAAATAATCCCTGGCAAAGAGTTTGTAGtaatttttgggagagattaacaacaactatcccaaaaataatagaattcaacttataaagagaactaattggATTCTTCCCTGCATTTTATGGGATataccaataactggagcccctacactctatactgatacaaataaatcaggaaaggcaggttacaaatcagaaaatttaagtaaagtggatcaaagcccttaggattctgtccaaaagttagaattatatactattctcatggtactaaaggattttaaagaacctcttgattcacaatatacagaaagagttgttttgcatattgaaactgctgaatttataccatatgatacagaattgacttcattatttaatcatttacaagatataatcaggaatatgAATCATCTCATATATGTAATACACATTTGAtaccatatgggtctgccaggtcctctagcacaaggtaatgcagaaatcaatCAATTATCGATtagaaatgtgctgaaggcctcagaatttcatgaaaaacattatgtcaatagcaaaggtttaaaaaagacttttctgTCACGTGGCAGCAAGTCAAGGAAATTATAaaaagatgtcctacttgttctttctataaccaaacaccactacctgtaGGAAATAACCCAAAGAGTACTcaaaaaatgaaatctggcagatggatgtgttccaatttgtagaatttggaaatatAAA
Coding sequences:
- the Mpv17l gene encoding mpv17-like protein isoform X3, encoding MAGWWRVFPRAAQRYPWPTNVLLYAGLFSAGDALQQRLRGGPADWRQTRRVATLAVTFHGNFNYVWLRLLERALPGRAPRTVLAKVLCDQTVGGPIVLSAFYVEWSDVLALCAADQLQPCPCALENSVHRTVRFPLGHLPVLFPAER
- the Mpv17l gene encoding mpv17-like protein isoform X1; translated protein: MAGWWRVFPRAAQRYPWPTNVLLYAGLFSAGDALQQRLRGGPADWRQTRRVATLAVTFHGNFNYVWLRLLERALPGRAPRTVLAKVLCDQTVGGPIVLSAFYVGMSILQGKDDIFLDLKQKFWNTYKSGLMYWPFVQLTNFSLVPVHWRTAYTGLCGFLWATFLCFSQQSGDGTVKSVFIFYRRKEASDRPPEE